A part of Syntrophorhabdaceae bacterium genomic DNA contains:
- a CDS encoding (Fe-S)-binding protein — translation MAEENLKKPDEMFEVSLTPATGDWMNPAVEFRKGTYCYGAPLKHQKYLGLPNQREWQPADADWKLPPDWKETILEGMERLIKRHRSFRLFLDICVRCGACADKCHFFIGSGDPKNMPVLRAELLRSVYRRYFTPEGRIFGRFAGARDLTEDVLKEWFYYFYQCTECRRCSVYCPYGIDTCEITMMGRELLNLVGCNIQWVVEPASNCFRTGNHLGVPPHAFQETLGFALDELKDLTGIAIDAPINRKGAEILFVAPSADYFASPHWFTFLGYLMLFHEIGLDYTWSTYASEGGNFGLFHSMELAKRLNAKIYAEAKRLKVKWVLGGECGHMWRTLHQYMDTFNGPADFLEEPVSPATGTRFENARSTKMVHITEFTADLLYHNKLRLDRSRNDQWKITFHDSCNPARGMGLLEEPRYIIRQVCNHFYEMPENTIREKTFCCGSGAGLGADENIEMRLRGGLPRANAVKYVKERYGVNMLACICAIDKAALPPLLEYWVPGVGVCGVHELLGNALVMAGEQERTTNLRGEPLEAGDGENDVR, via the coding sequence GTGGCTGAGGAAAATCTGAAGAAACCTGATGAGATGTTCGAGGTAAGCCTGACACCTGCGACAGGCGACTGGATGAATCCCGCTGTCGAATTCAGGAAAGGGACCTACTGCTACGGCGCCCCGCTGAAGCATCAAAAATACCTCGGTCTTCCCAACCAGAGAGAATGGCAGCCCGCTGATGCGGACTGGAAGCTGCCCCCCGACTGGAAGGAGACCATCCTGGAGGGTATGGAGCGGCTCATCAAGCGGCATCGCTCGTTCCGCCTTTTTCTCGACATCTGTGTGCGCTGCGGCGCCTGCGCGGACAAATGTCACTTTTTTATCGGTTCAGGCGACCCGAAGAACATGCCGGTATTGCGGGCGGAACTGCTGCGTTCGGTATACAGGAGGTACTTCACACCGGAAGGAAGGATCTTCGGCAGATTCGCCGGCGCCCGTGACCTTACGGAAGATGTGCTGAAAGAATGGTTCTACTATTTCTACCAGTGCACCGAGTGCAGGCGATGCTCCGTCTATTGCCCTTACGGCATCGATACCTGCGAGATCACGATGATGGGAAGGGAACTCCTGAACCTTGTAGGCTGCAACATCCAGTGGGTCGTCGAGCCCGCGTCGAACTGCTTCAGAACAGGCAACCACCTCGGCGTGCCGCCGCATGCCTTTCAGGAAACCCTGGGGTTTGCCTTAGACGAACTGAAAGATCTCACGGGGATCGCGATAGACGCGCCCATTAACAGGAAGGGCGCCGAGATCCTCTTTGTCGCGCCGTCGGCGGATTACTTCGCAAGCCCCCACTGGTTCACGTTCCTCGGTTACCTGATGCTTTTCCACGAGATCGGCCTTGACTACACCTGGAGCACCTATGCGTCCGAAGGGGGCAACTTCGGGCTCTTCCATTCGATGGAGCTTGCAAAAAGGCTCAACGCGAAGATATACGCCGAGGCAAAACGATTGAAGGTGAAGTGGGTCCTCGGAGGGGAGTGTGGTCACATGTGGAGGACCCTCCATCAGTATATGGATACCTTCAACGGCCCCGCGGATTTTCTCGAAGAACCTGTGTCGCCTGCAACAGGGACGCGGTTCGAAAATGCGCGGTCAACAAAGATGGTCCATATCACTGAATTCACCGCTGACCTCCTCTACCACAACAAGCTCAGACTCGATAGATCCCGCAACGATCAATGGAAGATCACCTTCCATGATTCGTGCAACCCCGCGAGAGGCATGGGTCTCCTCGAGGAACCCAGGTATATCATCAGGCAGGTCTGCAATCATTTTTACGAGATGCCTGAGAACACGATCAGGGAAAAGACCTTCTGCTGCGGGAGCGGCGCCGGTCTCGGCGCTGACGAAAATATCGAGATGAGGCTCCGGGGCGGGCTGCCAAGGGCCAACGCGGTCAAATACGTCAAAGAGAGATACGGCGTCAATATGCTCGCCTGCATCTGCGCCATCGACAAGGCCGCCCTGCCGCCGCTCCTTGAATACTGGGTCCCCGGCGTCGGCGTATGCGGCGTCCACGAGCTTCTCGGGAACGCCCTTGTCATGGCAGGGGAGCAGGAACGAACGACAAACCTCCGGGGCGAGCCGTTGGAAGCCGGGGACGGAGAGAACGATGTTCGATAA